GGAGTGCGGACCTCATCCGCACGGTGGTCACCGAGTCGACGGTGCCCGTGATCGAGACCGGCGCCGGCGTCGTCCACGTCGTGCTCGACGAGAGCGCCCGCGAGGACTGGGCCGTCGACATCGTCCGCAACGCCAAGGTGCAGCGCCCGAGCGTCTGCAACGCCGTCGAGACGCTGCTCGTGCACCGCTCCGCCGCCGACCGGCTGCTCCCTCCGGTGCTCGCCGCGCTGACGGAGGCCGGGGTCACCATCCACGCCGACGAGCGCTCCCTGCCGTACGCCGCCGACGCCTCCACCACCTCCGTCCCGGCGACCGACGAGGACTGGGCCACCGAGCACATGAGCCTCGACATCGCCGTGAAGGTGGTCGACGACCTCGACGAGGCGATCGAGCACATCCGCCGCTACTCCACACAGCACACCGAGTCGATCATCACGAACGACCTGGCGAACGCCGAGCGCTTCCTGGCCGAGGTCGACTCCGCGGTCGTGATGGTGAACGCCTCCACGCGCTTCACCGACGGCGGGGAGTTCGGCTTCGGCGCCGAGGTCGGCATCTCGACCCAGAAGCTGCATGCGCGCGGACCGATGGGCCTGCCCGAGCTGACGAGCACCAAGTGGATCGTCCGCGGGTCCGGCCAGATCCGCGGCTGAGCGGCCACTAGACTGGACTGCGGGCCTCGCCCGGAAAGGAATCACCGATGTCTCACCTGACGACCGTCCTCGCCGCTGCGGAGACCCATGTCGAGCTGCCGATCCCCGCCTGGGCGTTCGGAGCCATCGCCGCCGCCGTCTTCCTGGTCCTCCTCATCGTGGGCTGGAGCTACAAGGACGTCGCCAACCGTCACGGCCACCGCGCCGCCCCCGACGCCGCCTCGCACGCCGGCGCCCCCGGCGCGACCCACCACGGCACCGGTCACCCGACGCAGGGACACTAGTCCTCGCAACGCATGGAGCTGACGGAGAAGAGCCGCCCGCGCATCGGCGTGATGGGCGGCACCTTCGACCCCATCCATCACGGCCACCTGGTCGCCGCGAGCGAGGTCGCGCAGTCGTTCGACCTCGACGAGGTGATCTTCGTCCCCACCGGGCAGCCCTGGCAGAAGGGCGAGGTCACGCCGGCGGAGCACCGCTATCTGATGACGGTGATCGCCACGGCCTCCAACCCCCGGTTCACGGTCTCCCGCGTCGACATCGACCGCGACGGACCGACCTACACCCGTGACACGCTGCGCGACCTGCACGAGGAGCGCCCGGACGCCGAACTGTTCTTCATCACCGGCGCCGACGCCATCGCGCAGATCCTCAGCTGGCGCGATGTCGACGAGCTCTGGAAGCTCGCGCACTTCGTTGCTGTGAGTCGTCCGGGACACGACTTGAGTATTTCTGGATTGCCGCAGCAAGACGTAAGCTTGTTGGAAGTTCCGGCCCTGGCGATCTCGTCGACCGATTGCCGGAGCCGGGTGAGCAGGGGATTCCCGGTCTGGTACCTCGTACCCGACGGAGTGGTCCAGTACATCTCCAAACACCACTTGTATCGGAGCGTGGCATGACTTTGTGGCCTGATCAGCCCAACGATGCGAGCGCGCAGCCGCAGACCAGGCGACAGGCGCGCGAGAAGGAGCGCACCGCGTCGCGTCGCGCCGGCACCGCCGAGTCGACGCCGGCCGGTGAGATCCCCGAGATGACGGCCACCGCCGGCTCCGCCCAGCAGAATGCGCAGCAGCAGGCGGCCCAGCAGCAGGCTTCCCAGCAGCAGGAGTCCGCGCAGCCTCAGCCCGCGGCGCCCGAGCGTCCCGCCATCCCCGCGACCGCGTTCGCCGAGCCGCTCGTGACGCCGCCGTCACGCCCAGCGTCGGCGCAGGGTGGAGCGACGCAGGGCGCAGCACCGCAGGCCGCGCAGCAGCGACCGGCCGCCGGCTCGCCGGGCGGGCTGTTCCAGCGGGCGTCCGACCCGAAGGTGCCCGAGCCGGTGACGCAGCCGGTGTCGGTGCTCACGTCCGACCAGCCGGCCGCCTCCGGTGCCGCTCCCGAGCGCACCCTCACCCGCCGGGAGCTGCGCGCGATGCTGCAGGCGCAGGAGGCCAACCAGGCCAGCCAGAGCCCGCAGATCGCGGAGCCGGTCGCCCCGGTGGCCTTCGCATCGCCGGCATCGCCGCGCCCGCAGTCGTCCGCGCCCCAGCAGGCCGCCGCTCCGGCGCCCGCGCCGGAGGCCGAGACCCCGTCCAGCTCTGCGAAGTCGGCGTGGCCGTTCGCCCCGCTGGCCCCGTCGGCCGCACCCGCTACGGCATCCGCCGCGCACGGCGATCGCACCGACACCACGGTGACGCAGACCGCGGCCTCCGAGTCCCCGTTCACCGCGTTCGGGCTCTCGACGCCCGCGCCGGGCAGCGCGGGGGCGGCAGCCCAGCCGTCCGCAGCCCAGCCGTCCGCGGCGCAGTCGTCCGCCGCTCGACCGGCGCCCGCCGCCGACCGCGACGCCGCTCAGGAGCGTCGCCCGTTCACGCCGCCGACCGGTCACTGGTCGACGGCGGCCGAGCTCGACGACAAGAACGAGCCGATCATCTCCCGCAACGTCGGGCAGTCGACGGCCGCGACCACGACGAACGCGCTGATCCTGCCCGCGATCCCGCAGCCCGACGCGACCGCGCCGCTGACGAGCACGGGTGAGATCCTCGTCACCGGCTCGATCGACCTGCCGCGCGGAATGGGCGCCACCGGCGCGAACCCGCAGCACCTCGACTCGTCCGACATCGACCGTCTGCTCGACGGCGAGGAGAACGAGTTCAACACCTCGGAGGTGGCTCCGGTCCGTGCCTCGCGCGCGATCAGCAGCCACTCCTCGACCCGCGGGGTCATCACGCCGCCGAAGAAGCGCGGCAACACGCTCCCGGTCGTGCTCATGGTCACCGCCGGTGTGCTCGCGGTCGGCGTCATCGGCCTGCTCATCGCCGCCTATGTGCTGAGGGTGTTCTGATCTTCCTGCCCGCCGCACCGCACCCCGTACCCGTCACCGCCCCGCGACCGGAGGACCGCTCGTGACCGCATCCCCGCACGCCCTCGAACTGCTGCAGCTCGCGGCGGCCGCAGCCGATTCCAAGGGCGGCGAGGACCTCGTCGGCCTCGACGTCTCCGGTCCGCTGCCCCTCACCGACGCCTTCCTGCTCGTCACGGGCCGTGTCGAGCGCAACGTCGTCGCCATCGCGAGCGAGGTGGAGGACCGGCTCAACGAGGCGGGCGTCCGCACGCTGCGCCGCGAGGGCAAGGCCGAGGGCCGCTGGGTGCTGCTCGACTTCGGCGACCTGGTCGTCCACGTCTTCCACGAGGAGGACCGGATGTACTACTCGCTGGAGCGGCTCTGGAAGGACTGCCCCGTCATCCCGATCCAGCTCCCGGTCCCGGAGCGCGCAGAGTAACATCCGACGCCGCACTCGGCGTTCTCCCGGCTTCGCCTGAGAGTTCTCTCATGCGGAGCCGGTTCACTGTGGGCATGAAGTGTCCCACCGACAACGCGACCCTCGTCATGAGTGAGCGCAGCGGCATCGAGATCGACTACTGCCCCGAATGCCGAGGGGTGTGGCTCGACCGCGGAGAGCTCGACAAGATCATCGACCGCGCCGGCGCCGGCAGCACACCCGCCCAGCCGCAGCAGGGCTACCCGCAGCACCAGGCGCCGGTCCCGCCGGCCTACCCGCAGCAGGCGTACCCGCAGCAGCACCAGTACCCGCAGGAGGGCCAGTACCCGTACAAGAAGAAGCGCGAGAACTGGCTCAGCGAGCTGTTCGACTGATCGCTGACGCGGGCCGGGACACGCGACGCGCCCGGCCCGCGCGACCGTTTTCGCTCTGCGCCCGCCCATGTAGTACGATCGTTGAGTTGCTTCGGGAGGCCGAAGGAACACCGTACGGGTCTGTGGCGCAGCTGGTAGCGCACCTGCATGGCATGCAGGGGGTCAGGGGTTCGAGTCCCCTCAGATCCACCAACAGAAGGCCGGTCACCGCGAGACGCGGGGCCGGCCTTCGTCGTTCCTGCGCAGAGCGGAACACGCTGTCCAGCTGACGCCGTGACGAGGAGCGGCGGACGCTGGGGTGGTGAGCACCACCTCCGGTCGCCGGGCGGTCTGGGTGCGACCCCTCGGGGCCGTGGCCTGCGGCCTCCTCGCGGTCATCGTGGTCGGCTCGCTCTGGCGCTGCCCGCCGCGACGCGTCGAATCCGGCGGCGTCGCCTACGACTCCAGCAGCTACGTCGTGAGCCCGTTCAGCCGCCCGTCGGCGCAGTGCACGAGCGCGCTGCCGTGGCCCGACGACTGGTGGGCGCCCTGGGTGCTGCTCGTCGCGGTCAGCCTCGTGGCGTGGGCGCTCTTCGTGGTCGTCGGGATGCTGGCCCATTCCGAGCCGGAGCAGCCCGAGCCGGAGCAGCGCGGGCCCGGGGAGCGCGGACCCGAGGAGCGTGACCGCTGACGGGCCGCCGGCGGGAGTCAGCGCGGTGTCTCGATCCAGGTGTGCCATGGGGTGACGGTGCCCACGAAGGCCATCGCGTCGAAGGCCGCGCGCGCGTCCACCGGCTGCAGCTCGTCCCCGTTGAGGGTGCCGCTCGTCGCGTCGAGCAGGGCAGCCGCCTCGCCATCGACGCCGCGGAGGTCGACCAGGTAGGGCTCCGTCGACGCACTCGACAGGGCACCATCCAGCGACGACGGCGCGGCCGGGTTCATTCGCTGGACGAAGGGGGTGGAGTGGCCGGGCCGGTCCTCCGGCCGCGGGCGGTGCAGCCACGCCTCGCCGCCGTCGAACGCGCTGCCGATGACCACGTAGTCGGTCCCGAGGCGGTCGGCGAGATGCTCGCCGACCGTTGTCATGGGGGAGGGGACGAACGGCGGGGCGAGGAACGGCCGCTTCTGCACATGCCCGTTCGCTGCTCCGATCACCACGCGCGGCTCCCGACGCAGGATCCACTCGACGGTGTCCGCCATGGTCGCATCGCGGAGGTTCGCGCCCGGCCAGGTGCGGGTCGGGCCCGCGGTCATCGCCGCGAGGAAGGCGTCGGTCGCCTGGGCGACCTCTGCCGCACGCAGGGCCGTCTCGACCCGCTCGGGATCGGCGAGCGTGCGGAACTCCGGCCGTCGGGCGCGGAGCCGGGCGACGAGGTCGCCGATCCGCGCCGTGAGCTCGTAGCGAATGGCTGCGGGGAGGGCCAGGTACGCCTGGATGGTGATGGCGGCCTGCGCGATCCCGCTGCGGTCGCGCGGCAGATACGCGAACAGGGGGAGCAGGGTGCTGTGCGCGTGGGCGGCGTACGCGGGGTCGAGGTCGTCCAGCAGCCCGAGAGCGGTCTCCACCCCGGTCAGGGCGCTGGCGGCGGAATCGGCGAGGTCCATCCCGGAGAACCGCAGGGGCAGGCCCGAGCGGAGACGCTGCTCGCGCATCCTTGCCAGCTGGTCGAGCTGCTCCTCGCAGCGGCCGAAGCCGTACGAGATGCCGCGCTCGAGGACGCCGCGCACGCCCGCACCGCCGTCGCGGAGCCACCCGTCGACGATCGCGCCCTCGGGGAACCCGCTCTCGAGCACGAGCGCGGTGAAGCCCGCGCGGCGCGCCAGGAAGCGGAACACCCGGTGGCGCAGCTGGAGGAACTCGTGCGCCCGGTGCATCGACTCGCCGATGGCGACGACGCGGGCGTCGCCCACGATGTCGAGGAGCGGCTCCAGGTCGGTGTCGTCCTCGGCGTCCGGGTCGAGCGTGGAGAGGCGGGCGGCGTGCGCGCGCAGCCAGCGCGTGAGGGCGTCGGGGGAGTCCTGCTCGGTCACCCGACGATCGTGCCAGCAGACGTGGGCGGTGCGCCCGGGCGCAGGCGGGACGTTCGCCGACGGCGGAGACGACAAGCACTGGTAGCAGCACTACCGGTAGTGGTACTATCAGCGACATGCAGATCGGAGAGCTGTCGGAGCGGACGGGAGTCGCGCCCGCCACCATCAAGTACTACGTGCGCGAGGGCCTCCTGCCCGCCGGGGAACGGCTCGGGGGCAACCGCACGGAGTACTCCGACGCGCACGAGCAGCGGCTGCGGCTCGTGCGGGCGATGCTCGAGATCGGCCAGCTCTCGGTCGCCTCCGTGCGCGACGTCCTCGCCGCGCTCGACGAGCCGGGGGCTCCGATCGCGGCCACCTTCGACGTGGCGCAGCAGGCGCTGTCGCGCGCGGCGGTGCCGGACGTGTCCGAGCCGACCGCGGCCTCCCTGGCCCGCGTTGATGCGCTGGTGGCGCGCGCCAGCTGGGGCGACTGCGACGACAACATCGGGCGCGACATCGCCGCGCGCGTGCTCGACGGGTTCGAGCGCGCCGGCTTCCCGCTTCCCGACGACTACCTCGACCGGTACGCGGAGGCGGCGCAGGTGCAGGCGGAGGCCGACCTCGGCGCCGTCGGCCTGCTGCCCGACCGCTCGCGGATGACCGAGCTCATGGTCGTCGGCACCATCCTGGGCGACCCGCTCGCCCTCGGTCTGCGCAGGATCGCGCAGGCCGTCGTCACGAACCGGAGGAGCACGCCATGAGGACGACGTGGAAGTCGGTGTTCGCCTGGCACCGCCCGCTGATGACGGTGGCCGCGCTGATGGCGGTGTGCGCCGCGGTCAGCCTGGTCGGCCTCCTGGTCGACCATCGCGAGGTCACCGGGCTGGACGCGTGGACCAAGCCGCTCAAGTTCTCGCTGTCGATCCTGCTCTACAGCGTGACCTGGGCCTGGCTGATCGCACAACTGCCGCGCTGGCGGCGCATCGCGCACGCGACCGGGACGGTCATCGCGGTCGCCCTGATCGTGGAGCAGGCGGTGATCGTCGGCGCCGCGGCGGCCGGCACGACCAGCCACTTCAACGTGTCGACGCCGCTCGCGACGGCGCTCTGGGCGGTCATGGCGGTGTCGATCACCGTGCTCTACGTCTGCACGTTCGTCACGACGTTCACGGTCTTCTTCCTGCGGCTGCCGACCCGCTCGGCGACGCTCGCGGTGCGGGCGGGCGGCGTGATCGCCCTGGTGGGGATGGGGCTCGCGTACCTCATGACCGGTCCGACGGCGCAGCAGCTCGCGGACTTCCGCGGCATCGCGGGCGCCCACACCGTCGGGCTCGCCGACGGCGGTCCCGGGCTGCCGCTGCTCGGCTGGAGCACCGTCGGCGGCGACCTGCGCATCCCGCACTTCGTCGGGATGCACGCGCTGCAACTCCTCCCGCTGCTCGCGATCGTGCTGGCCTGGCTCGGCCGACGGGTACGGGTGCTCGCCGACGACCGCGTGCGTGTGCGGCTGATCGTGATCGCGAGCGCGGCATACGCCGGAGCGCTGGTGGTCGTCACGGCGCAGGCGCTGGCGGGGGAGTCGATCGTGCGGCCGACCGGCGTTTTCCTGGCGAGCGGCGCGACCGTGCTGATCGGCACGGTGACGGCCGTCGTGATCCTGCTGCTGCGGGCGCGGACGTACGGTTCGTGGACGGACCTTCAGCCGGTCGCGCGTCGTGGAGACCCGACCCTCAGCGGCTCGAAAGCTTCTCCTCGGTAGTATTTCGGCATCCCTGCCCACCGTCACGGCGCCCCGGGCGCGCTCGACCTCGAAGGATGCGCATGACCGACTCACCGCGCCGACAGCAGCGCCCGCGCGGACCGGCGCCGGTCCGGCACGGGCGCCTGCCCCGGCGACGCGCCGCCGGGCTGGTCCTGCGGATCGTGGCGCTGGTCGCCGCCGTGGCCGTGGTGAGTGTCGGGTCGGTGGCCGGGTACGCGGTGTGGGATGTGGCCCACTCGGTGAAGAAGGGTGTCGCCCTCGTCACGCGGTCGGGGCAGACGCAGCAGCCGGTGCCGAACGTCGGTGCGATCGAGGGCGGCGTGAATCTGCTGCTCGCGGGGACCGACAGCCGGAGCGACCTCGGCGGCATCTACGAGACGCAGGAGGAGCAGGACGCCAGCAGCGGCGCCGGCAACAACGACGTCACGATGCTGCTGCACATCGCTCAGGACCACAAGAGCATGATGGTCGTCAGCTTCCCGCGCGACCTGATGACGAAGATCCCGGACTGCCCGTCGCCGGACGGCAACGGCACCGTCGACGGCAGCTCGTACGCGCAGTTCAACACGGCGCTCTCGCGCGGCGGGCTGGCGTGCGTGGTGCTGACCGTGGAGGAGCTGACCGGCCTGAACATCCCGTTCGCGGCCACGATCAACTTCGCCGGGGTGAGTGCGATGTCGAACGCGGTCGGCGGCGTGACCGTGTGCCTGGCGTCGCCCGTGAAGGACGACTACACGAACCCGCCGCTCGACCTCCAGGCCGGGCAGCAGGAGCTGGTGGGGGACACCGCGCTGTCCTTCCTGCGCAGCCGCCACGGCGTGGGCGACGGCAGCGACCTCGGCCGCATCTCCAACCAGCAGGTGTTCCTGTCGGCGCTCGCGCGCAAGATCGTCAGCGGCGGCGTGCTCTCGAACCCGGTGCAGCTCTATGCGCTCGCGAAGGCGGCGGTGGCGAACGTGACGCCGTCGGAGTCGCTGAGCAACCCGACGACGCTCGTGCAGATCGCGATGGCGGTGAAGGACACCGGTCTCGACAACATGGTGTTCGTCCAGTACCCGACCGTCGAGGATCCGGACGACGTGAACCGCGTGGTGGTGCAGAGCGACGCCGCCGACGCGCTCAACGAGGCGCTCGTGAACGACCAGCCGGTGCGGCTCACCGGGACGACGGGCGTGGCGTCGGAGGACCCGACCGCCACGGCGACGCCGACCCCGGGCAGCACGGACGGCGGCGGCACGGACGCGGCGACCCCCGATTCCGGCGCGCCGGCAGCGCCCGGCACCGAGCAGCCGGCGGCCCCGGGCGCCACGCCGACGCCGACCGGCACGGGCGCGGTCGACCTCCCGTCGACGATCACCGGCCAGACGGCTGCACAGCAGACCTGCACGAAGGGCAACGACTAGCGGCCGTCGCGCCGCTCATTGCTTTCGTCGGTGGTGGGCGCTTGGATGAGTCCATGCCCACCACCGGACGGATGACGTCGCTGCAGCTGCGGGTCCTCCTCATCGCGATCCTCGCCAGCTTCGTCGCCTTCCTCGACGGCGCGGTCATCAACGTCGCGCT
The sequence above is a segment of the Leifsonia williamsii genome. Coding sequences within it:
- a CDS encoding glutamate-5-semialdehyde dehydrogenase; the protein is MSSTIAAPVSLDEKLAAAKRASIALATATTDRKDTALRAIADGVLAASAEIIAANELDLANGRENGLSSGLLDRLSLTPARLQGLADAVLQIVGLADPVGQAVRGSALPNGVHITQVRVPFGVVGAIYEARPNVTIDIAALAIKSGNAAVLRGGSAAIETNRVLVGVIQQALASTGLPADAVQTIDEFGRDGAAQLMKARGLVDVLIPRGSADLIRTVVTESTVPVIETGAGVVHVVLDESAREDWAVDIVRNAKVQRPSVCNAVETLLVHRSAADRLLPPVLAALTEAGVTIHADERSLPYAADASTTSVPATDEDWATEHMSLDIAVKVVDDLDEAIEHIRRYSTQHTESIITNDLANAERFLAEVDSAVVMVNASTRFTDGGEFGFGAEVGISTQKLHARGPMGLPELTSTKWIVRGSGQIRG
- the nadD gene encoding nicotinate-nucleotide adenylyltransferase, translated to MELTEKSRPRIGVMGGTFDPIHHGHLVAASEVAQSFDLDEVIFVPTGQPWQKGEVTPAEHRYLMTVIATASNPRFTVSRVDIDRDGPTYTRDTLRDLHEERPDAELFFITGADAIAQILSWRDVDELWKLAHFVAVSRPGHDLSISGLPQQDVSLLEVPALAISSTDCRSRVSRGFPVWYLVPDGVVQYISKHHLYRSVA
- the rsfS gene encoding ribosome silencing factor; the protein is MTASPHALELLQLAAAAADSKGGEDLVGLDVSGPLPLTDAFLLVTGRVERNVVAIASEVEDRLNEAGVRTLRREGKAEGRWVLLDFGDLVVHVFHEEDRMYYSLERLWKDCPVIPIQLPVPERAE
- a CDS encoding zf-TFIIB domain-containing protein; translation: MKCPTDNATLVMSERSGIEIDYCPECRGVWLDRGELDKIIDRAGAGSTPAQPQQGYPQHQAPVPPAYPQQAYPQQHQYPQEGQYPYKKKRENWLSELFD
- a CDS encoding erythromycin esterase family protein codes for the protein MTEQDSPDALTRWLRAHAARLSTLDPDAEDDTDLEPLLDIVGDARVVAIGESMHRAHEFLQLRHRVFRFLARRAGFTALVLESGFPEGAIVDGWLRDGGAGVRGVLERGISYGFGRCEEQLDQLARMREQRLRSGLPLRFSGMDLADSAASALTGVETALGLLDDLDPAYAAHAHSTLLPLFAYLPRDRSGIAQAAITIQAYLALPAAIRYELTARIGDLVARLRARRPEFRTLADPERVETALRAAEVAQATDAFLAAMTAGPTRTWPGANLRDATMADTVEWILRREPRVVIGAANGHVQKRPFLAPPFVPSPMTTVGEHLADRLGTDYVVIGSAFDGGEAWLHRPRPEDRPGHSTPFVQRMNPAAPSSLDGALSSASTEPYLVDLRGVDGEAAALLDATSGTLNGDELQPVDARAAFDAMAFVGTVTPWHTWIETPR
- a CDS encoding MerR family transcriptional regulator, which codes for MQIGELSERTGVAPATIKYYVREGLLPAGERLGGNRTEYSDAHEQRLRLVRAMLEIGQLSVASVRDVLAALDEPGAPIAATFDVAQQALSRAAVPDVSEPTAASLARVDALVARASWGDCDDNIGRDIAARVLDGFERAGFPLPDDYLDRYAEAAQVQAEADLGAVGLLPDRSRMTELMVVGTILGDPLALGLRRIAQAVVTNRRSTP
- a CDS encoding LCP family protein is translated as MTDSPRRQQRPRGPAPVRHGRLPRRRAAGLVLRIVALVAAVAVVSVGSVAGYAVWDVAHSVKKGVALVTRSGQTQQPVPNVGAIEGGVNLLLAGTDSRSDLGGIYETQEEQDASSGAGNNDVTMLLHIAQDHKSMMVVSFPRDLMTKIPDCPSPDGNGTVDGSSYAQFNTALSRGGLACVVLTVEELTGLNIPFAATINFAGVSAMSNAVGGVTVCLASPVKDDYTNPPLDLQAGQQELVGDTALSFLRSRHGVGDGSDLGRISNQQVFLSALARKIVSGGVLSNPVQLYALAKAAVANVTPSESLSNPTTLVQIAMAVKDTGLDNMVFVQYPTVEDPDDVNRVVVQSDAADALNEALVNDQPVRLTGTTGVASEDPTATATPTPGSTDGGGTDAATPDSGAPAAPGTEQPAAPGATPTPTGTGAVDLPSTITGQTAAQQTCTKGND